From the Lathyrus oleraceus cultivar Zhongwan6 chromosome 4, CAAS_Psat_ZW6_1.0, whole genome shotgun sequence genome, one window contains:
- the LOC127137397 gene encoding uncharacterized protein LOC127137397 has protein sequence MAEYEACILGLEEAIELKIKVLKVFRDSALLIHQIRGDWERRHANLIPYRDYVLKLLPKFDKITLSHIPREENQMADAQATLASMYKLIWPNHQPNIKIRRFEEPAHFLTTAVESDDKPWFFDIKHYLEKQEYSAEASSLDKRTIWRLASKFFLNRDVLYKQNNDMVLLRCVDKHEAN, from the coding sequence atggccgagtatgaagccTGCATATTGGGGCTAGAAGAAGCTATCGAGTTAAAGATCAAAGTACTAAAGGTATTCAGAGACTCCGCTCTATTGATACATCAGATCAGAGGTGATTGGGAAAGaagacatgctaacctaattccataccgAGATTACGTGCTGAAGTTACTCCCAAAATTTGACAAAATCACTCTttctcatattcctcgagaggagaatcagatggcagatgctcaGGCAACCTTGGCTTCCATGTACAAGTTAATATGGCCTAACCATCAGCCTAATATTAAAATTAGGCGTTTTGAAGAACCTGCTCATTTTTTGACAACAGCAGTAGAGTCAGATGATAAACCCTGGTTCTTCGATATCAAACATTATCTGGAGAAACAAGAATACTCGGCAGAGGCTTCCAGCCTTGATAAAAGGACTATATGGAGGTTGGCGTCGAAGTTCTTCTTGAATAGGGATGTGTTGTACAAGCAGAATAATGACATGGTTTTGTTGAGATGTGTGGACAAACATGAAGCTAATTAG